A region from the Terriglobia bacterium genome encodes:
- the proC gene encoding pyrroline-5-carboxylate reductase — protein MAKKLSERKLAVLGAGKLGGILLRAYLKQGLFAPRHVTATVHHGEKAAALGKELGVAVSTDNRKAVQGAEIVLLCVKPQVVGEVLKEIRPKLGPKTLVISVAASVPTSYMERHLGGKIPVVRAMPNTCSTVGCGMTGICRGSHATAEDLETARAMFEAVGRTVVVDEKHMDAVTGLSASGPAFAYIILESLAEAGVKVGLPRDVATLLAAQTMKGAASVVLETGEHPAQLKDAVTTPAGCTIDGILELEEGKLRVTLIKAVVKATHRAGELLFEK, from the coding sequence ATGGCCAAAAAACTTTCGGAACGGAAACTGGCGGTGCTGGGCGCAGGCAAGCTGGGCGGAATCCTGTTGCGCGCGTATCTGAAGCAAGGGCTGTTTGCGCCCAGGCACGTGACCGCGACGGTGCACCACGGGGAGAAGGCGGCGGCGCTCGGCAAAGAACTGGGCGTGGCGGTGAGCACGGACAACCGCAAAGCGGTGCAGGGCGCGGAGATCGTGTTGCTGTGCGTGAAGCCGCAGGTGGTGGGCGAAGTGCTCAAGGAGATCCGGCCGAAGCTGGGGCCGAAGACGCTGGTGATCTCGGTGGCCGCATCGGTGCCAACGAGCTACATGGAAAGGCACCTGGGCGGGAAAATTCCCGTGGTGCGGGCGATGCCCAATACCTGCTCGACCGTGGGTTGCGGGATGACCGGCATCTGCCGCGGGTCGCACGCGACGGCGGAGGACCTGGAGACGGCGCGGGCGATGTTCGAAGCGGTGGGGCGCACCGTGGTGGTGGACGAGAAGCACATGGATGCGGTGACCGGGCTGTCGGCCAGCGGGCCGGCGTTTGCCTACATCATTCTGGAGTCGCTGGCGGAGGCGGGGGTGAAGGTGGGCCTGCCGCGAGACGTGGCCACGCTGCTGGCGGCCCAGACCATGAAGGGTGCGGCCAGCGTGGTGCTGGAGACGGGCGAGCACCCGGCGCAACTGAAGGACGCGGTGACGACGCCGGCGGGCTGCACCATCGACGGAATCCTGGAGCTGGAAGAAGGCAAGCTGCGGGTGACGCTGATCAAGGCGGTGGTGAAGGCCACGCACCGCGCGGGAGAGCTGCTGTTCGAAAAGTAG